The Aestuariibaculum lutulentum genome segment CCACATGGGCGAACTCCTGGGATGCTGCCGGAAAAGCCATCACCTGGGATATGATTCACTACGATGTACAGCTTATTGGTGGTGTGGCGATGCACCAGGGTAAAATTGCCGAAATGCAAACGGGTGAAGGTAAAACTTTGGTTGCTACATTACCGGTTTACCTAAATGCTTTAGCTGGTCAAGGGGTGCACTTAGTAACCGTAAACGACTACTTAGCAAAACGTGATAGCGCCTGGATGGCACCTTTATTTCAGTTCCATGGTTTGACGGTAGATTGTATTGATTATCATCAGCCAAACTCTGAAGGCCGTAGAAATGCTTATAATGCCGATATCACTTACGGAACTAATAACGAATTTGGTTTCGACTACTTACGTGATAACATGGCACACTCGCCAAACGATTTAGTACAGCGTCCGCACCACTATGCGATTGTCGATGAGGTCGATTCTGTATTAGTCGATGACGCACGTACGCCGTTAATCATCTCTGGTCCTATTCCGCAAGGTGAACGTCATGAGTTTATTGAATTAAAACCAAAAGTTGATAACATTGTATCGGTTCAACGCAAATATTTAACCGGTGTTTTAGCTGAAGCTAAAAAGCTTATTAAAGAAGGTGACACCAAAGAGGGTGGATTCCAACTATTACGTGTTTATCGCGGTATGCCGAAAAACAAAGCGCTTATTAAATTCTTAAGTGAAGAAGGTGTAAAACAACTTTTACAAAAAACCGAAAACTTCTACATGCAGGACAATAACCGCGAGATGCCTAAGGTTGACGCCGAGTTGTACTATGTTATTGAAGAAAAAAATAATCAGGTAGAATTAACCGACAAAGGGGTTGATTTCTTATCTGGAGCAGACAATCCAAACTTCTTTATTCTTCCTGAAATTGGGTTAGAAATTGCTAAAATCGAGCAGCAAAACCTATCTAAAGAAGAAGAAGCGGCATTAAAAGAAGAGCTTTATAAAGATTTTGGTGTAAAATCTGAACGTATTCACACTTTAAATCAGTTATTAAAAGCTTACGCACTGTTTGAAAAAGACATTCAGTATGTTGTTATGGACAACAAAGTTATGATTGTCGATGAGCAAACTGGTCGTATTATGGATGGTCGTCGTTATTCAGACGGCTTACATCAAGCGATTGAAGCTAAAGAAAACGTAAAAATTGAAGATGCGACGCAAACCTTCGCAACGGTAACCCTTCAAAATTACTTTAGAATGTACCGTAAACTTTCTGGTATGACGGGTACAGCGGTTACTGAAGCTGGTGAGTTCTGGGAAATCTACGAATTAGATGTTGTTGAAATTCCAACTAACCGCCCAATTGCTCGTGATGACCGAGATGATTTAGTTTACAAAACAAAACGTGAAAAATACAACGCCGTTATTGATGAAGTTGTAAAACTTTCCGAAGCTGGCAGACCAGTATTAATTGGTACCACTTCGGTTGAGATTAGTGAATTGCTTGGTAAAATGCTTAGTATTCGCAAAATATCTCACAACGTCTTAAATGCGAAACAACATAAACGCGAGGCCGACATTGTTGCCGAAGCAGGTCGTCCGGGTCAGGTTACCATTGCTACAAATATGGCAGGTCGTGGTACCGATATTAAATTAACCGACGAGGTTAAGAAAGCCGGTGGTTTAGCCATTATTGGTACTGAGCGTCACGATTCACGTCGTGTCGACCGTCAGTTACGTGGTCGTGCTGGTCGTCAGGGAGATCCGGGAAGTTCTCAATTCTACGTATCGCTTGAAGACAATTTAATGCGTTTATTTGGTAGTGAGCGTATTGCCAAAATGATGGACAGAATGGGTCTTAAAGAAGGTGAAGTGATTCAGCATTCTATGATCTCTAAATCTATCGAACGTGCTCAGAAAAAAGTAGAAGAAAACAACTTTGGTGTTCGTAAGCGTTTATTAGAATATGATGACGTGATGAATGCACAGCGTGAAGTGGTTTACAAACGTCGTCACCACGCCTTATTCGGTGAGCGTTTACGTGTAGACTTAGCGAATATGATATTCGATACTGCTGAAGGTATTTCTGAAGGCAACAAAGGTGCTAACGATTTTAAAAATTTCGAGTTTGAATTGATTCGTTATTTCTCTTTAACATCTCCAATTACTGAAGATGAATTTGGTAAACTTTCTGCTCAGGAAATTACCGCGAAAGTATATCGTGCTGCATTTGATCACTACAAAGAAAAAATGACTCGTAACGCTGAAATCGCCTTCCCTGTGATTAAGAATGTTTACGAAAACCAACGCG includes the following:
- the secA gene encoding preprotein translocase subunit SecA, with product MSFLNSVLKVFVGDKSKQDVKAITPIVNKIKSFEASLEGLSHDALRAKTTEFKGLIAEAIKPLNDKINGLLEEAENTDDIDRREDIYADIDKLKDEVYEKTEAVLNDILPEAFAVVKETAKRFANNTSITVTANAFDRELSGSKDYVTLEGEQATWANSWDAAGKAITWDMIHYDVQLIGGVAMHQGKIAEMQTGEGKTLVATLPVYLNALAGQGVHLVTVNDYLAKRDSAWMAPLFQFHGLTVDCIDYHQPNSEGRRNAYNADITYGTNNEFGFDYLRDNMAHSPNDLVQRPHHYAIVDEVDSVLVDDARTPLIISGPIPQGERHEFIELKPKVDNIVSVQRKYLTGVLAEAKKLIKEGDTKEGGFQLLRVYRGMPKNKALIKFLSEEGVKQLLQKTENFYMQDNNREMPKVDAELYYVIEEKNNQVELTDKGVDFLSGADNPNFFILPEIGLEIAKIEQQNLSKEEEAALKEELYKDFGVKSERIHTLNQLLKAYALFEKDIQYVVMDNKVMIVDEQTGRIMDGRRYSDGLHQAIEAKENVKIEDATQTFATVTLQNYFRMYRKLSGMTGTAVTEAGEFWEIYELDVVEIPTNRPIARDDRDDLVYKTKREKYNAVIDEVVKLSEAGRPVLIGTTSVEISELLGKMLSIRKISHNVLNAKQHKREADIVAEAGRPGQVTIATNMAGRGTDIKLTDEVKKAGGLAIIGTERHDSRRVDRQLRGRAGRQGDPGSSQFYVSLEDNLMRLFGSERIAKMMDRMGLKEGEVIQHSMISKSIERAQKKVEENNFGVRKRLLEYDDVMNAQREVVYKRRHHALFGERLRVDLANMIFDTAEGISEGNKGANDFKNFEFELIRYFSLTSPITEDEFGKLSAQEITAKVYRAAFDHYKEKMTRNAEIAFPVIKNVYENQRDRFKRIVVPFTDGIKSLNVVTDLEKAYETNGKQLITDFEKNITLAIIDDSWKTHLRKMDELKQSVQLAVHEQKDPLLIYKFEAFELFKAMIDQVNKDVISFLFKGELPQETQETIQEARERRQEKLNIEKEEIPNLDERSAQNRAVANTQQQRPQVTETIVRDHAKIGRNDHVTIKNVMNGESKSVKYKQAEPLLAKGEWVLVED